A stretch of Metabacillus sp. FJAT-52054 DNA encodes these proteins:
- a CDS encoding oligosaccharide flippase family protein — MLKQLKRFGGDALLYALMNVGTKLVAFLMISVYTRYLDAAEYGVFENIDAVTNLMTFLVIFGTDSALAFYFFEKKHESRKMDYVRNVLLFRFAVAFILYLLSVVIGSQVSLLVAQATGYEKTVQLAFIVLLLESLITLVLTYFRFEFLTWRVVISTVARLGMVALFSYLFLRYWEQNVDMIMFGRIAAASIIIVFLLPQFKNLITFRFDKKLMKEILIYAAPLVPASLSFWLISASNKLILTGFDGPGAAGLFGTAVKFATVITLLTTGVQMAWRPYSMSIKDKPDAKKIFGSVYIIIFAIGMFGLMGIATFIPAIFKWMISNTEFHPASVYVPLLSLGSFLNFYYLIISVGLFIKKETKPISIQFGIAAIISLILNVVLIPIMGLWGAALALTLSYGYACAAIFIKSQKTYHVPTPVGKLIFMFITSIISIAAIQYILDFSDLSVWLVLVPWAFFLLTNGGVLLTLRKKGRTEEAA, encoded by the coding sequence TTGCTAAAGCAACTCAAGCGTTTTGGAGGGGATGCCCTCCTTTATGCTTTAATGAATGTTGGGACTAAGCTGGTAGCGTTTTTAATGATTTCTGTTTACACACGGTATCTCGATGCTGCTGAATATGGGGTTTTTGAAAATATAGATGCTGTAACCAATTTAATGACATTCTTGGTTATATTCGGAACGGATTCTGCTCTTGCCTTTTATTTTTTTGAAAAAAAACATGAGAGCAGGAAAATGGATTATGTAAGAAATGTTCTCTTATTCCGTTTTGCTGTTGCTTTTATATTATATTTGCTGTCTGTCGTTATAGGTTCGCAAGTATCTTTGCTAGTCGCACAAGCTACGGGATATGAAAAAACGGTGCAGCTCGCTTTTATTGTTCTTTTACTGGAATCGCTAATTACTTTAGTATTGACCTACTTTAGATTCGAGTTTTTAACCTGGCGGGTTGTCATATCTACTGTGGCCCGTTTAGGTATGGTTGCGCTTTTCTCTTATCTGTTTCTCAGATATTGGGAACAGAATGTAGATATGATTATGTTCGGGAGAATAGCAGCGGCAAGCATCATTATTGTATTCTTGCTCCCGCAATTTAAAAATCTTATTACCTTTAGATTTGATAAGAAGTTAATGAAGGAAATATTGATTTATGCGGCTCCTTTAGTACCGGCATCTTTGTCATTTTGGTTGATTTCAGCATCTAACAAGCTTATTCTGACTGGATTTGACGGTCCCGGTGCTGCTGGACTCTTTGGTACCGCAGTGAAATTTGCAACGGTTATCACATTATTGACAACAGGAGTTCAAATGGCTTGGAGGCCATACTCTATGTCAATTAAGGATAAACCGGATGCAAAGAAAATTTTCGGCAGTGTATACATTATCATCTTTGCCATTGGAATGTTCGGATTGATGGGAATTGCCACATTTATTCCTGCTATATTTAAATGGATGATTTCAAATACAGAATTCCATCCGGCAAGTGTGTATGTACCGCTTTTAAGTTTAGGATCATTCCTTAACTTTTACTACCTGATCATCTCTGTAGGCCTTTTTATAAAAAAAGAAACGAAACCAATATCCATTCAATTTGGTATAGCAGCCATAATTAGCCTAATACTAAACGTAGTCTTAATCCCGATTATGGGATTATGGGGTGCCGCATTAGCCCTCACCCTATCGTACGGCTACGCATGCGCTGCCATTTTCATAAAAAGCCAAAAGACCTACCACGTGCCAACACCGGTAGGCAAACTGATTTTCATGTTCATCACAAGCATCATTTCCATCGCAGCCATCCAGTACATATTGGATTTCTCAGACTTAAGCGTTTGGCTTGTACTTGTGCCTTGGGCATTTTTCTTGCTTACTAACGGCGGAGTTTTACTGACTCTGCGTAAAAAGGGAAGAACGGAGGAAGCAGCTTGA
- a CDS encoding DapH/DapD/GlmU-related protein: protein MNVINNSVKLDDSVVLGHFNVIEEGVLIGKNVSIGNHVTIYAGTVVGDGVRIADGAVIGKQPTPGKTSTVKLTSAMAPLELGDNVTIGSNAVLYAGAKIGHSTLVADLASVRENVVIGDECIVGRGVTVENHVKIGRRVKIQSNSYITAYTELEDFVFIAPCVTTTNDNFMGRTEERFDKIKGATVKKGARVGGASIILPGITVAEETFVAAGALVTKDTEAETVVKGLPAKFLRPVDKRELL from the coding sequence ATGAATGTAATCAACAACTCGGTGAAATTGGATGATTCCGTTGTACTTGGCCACTTTAATGTGATTGAGGAAGGCGTTCTGATTGGGAAAAATGTTTCCATTGGAAACCACGTGACCATTTACGCAGGAACGGTTGTTGGAGACGGCGTACGCATTGCCGATGGAGCAGTAATCGGCAAGCAGCCAACTCCGGGGAAAACAAGCACAGTTAAACTAACGAGTGCAATGGCGCCGCTTGAACTAGGCGACAATGTGACGATCGGAAGCAACGCAGTTCTTTACGCGGGTGCAAAAATCGGCCATTCCACCCTGGTTGCGGACCTTGCAAGTGTTCGTGAAAATGTAGTAATCGGAGATGAATGCATCGTCGGCCGCGGCGTAACCGTTGAAAACCACGTCAAAATCGGCCGCCGTGTGAAAATTCAATCGAACTCATACATTACCGCTTATACAGAGCTTGAAGACTTTGTCTTCATCGCACCATGCGTAACCACAACGAATGACAACTTCATGGGACGCACAGAAGAGCGCTTTGACAAAATCAAAGGCGCTACCGTTAAAAAAGGAGCCCGCGTAGGCGGTGCCTCCATCATACTGCCAGGCATCACAGTCGCAGAAGAAACCTTCGTCGCAGCCGGCGCTCTAGTTACAAAAGACACAGAAGCCGAAACCGTCGTCAAAGGACTCCCTGCAAAATTCCTCAGACCGGTAGATAAGAGGGAGCTGCTGTAA
- a CDS encoding nucleotide sugar dehydrogenase, which yields MGAHIDELLSKIESKNATIGVVGLGYVGLPLAVEKAKAGYKVIGFDVQQSRVDMVNDGNNYIGDVVNEDLKEIIANGLLEATTDYSRIQDVDAVAICVPTPLDHHQQPDTSYVESSSNAIANFAHKGMLVVLESTTYPGTTEEIVVPAFENKGYVIGEDIFVAYSPERVDPGNKEFKTKNTPKVVGGITANCTKVASSLYRHVLEGEVFEVSSPAVAEMEKIFENTFRHINIALANEMAILCERMGIDVWEVIDAAKTKPYGFMAFYPGPGLGGHCIPIDPFYLTWKAREYNYHTRLIELAGEINNAMPEHVVERSMRLLNRDGKAMRGAKITVLGVAYKKDIDDVRESPVLHILDSLFEEGADVRVVDPFVTSFKLRGGVVETVPMTEGLLEESDLVLLTTDHSTFDYEMIGKHSRSLFDTRNAMKHVENKPANYTKL from the coding sequence ATGGGAGCTCATATTGATGAGTTGCTTTCGAAAATAGAATCAAAAAATGCAACGATTGGTGTCGTTGGATTAGGTTATGTAGGACTTCCGCTTGCGGTTGAAAAAGCGAAAGCCGGCTATAAAGTAATCGGCTTTGATGTACAGCAATCCCGCGTTGACATGGTAAACGACGGTAACAACTACATCGGCGACGTTGTAAACGAAGACCTGAAGGAAATCATTGCAAACGGCCTTCTTGAAGCGACAACAGACTACTCAAGAATTCAGGATGTAGATGCAGTGGCAATCTGTGTTCCAACACCGCTTGACCACCATCAGCAGCCGGATACTTCTTATGTAGAAAGCTCTTCTAACGCAATTGCAAATTTTGCACATAAAGGAATGCTTGTTGTTCTTGAATCAACAACGTACCCTGGAACAACAGAAGAAATCGTTGTCCCGGCTTTTGAAAATAAAGGCTATGTAATTGGAGAAGATATTTTCGTAGCGTATTCTCCAGAGCGTGTGGATCCGGGTAATAAAGAATTCAAAACGAAAAATACGCCTAAAGTAGTTGGCGGAATTACAGCGAACTGTACGAAAGTGGCTTCTTCCCTTTACCGTCACGTTCTTGAAGGGGAAGTATTTGAAGTTTCCAGTCCGGCTGTTGCTGAAATGGAGAAAATCTTTGAAAACACGTTCCGCCACATCAATATCGCTCTTGCGAATGAAATGGCGATCCTTTGCGAACGTATGGGCATCGATGTATGGGAAGTGATTGATGCAGCAAAAACAAAGCCTTACGGATTTATGGCTTTCTATCCGGGACCTGGTCTTGGCGGACACTGTATTCCAATCGATCCATTCTACCTGACTTGGAAAGCACGTGAATATAATTACCACACTCGTCTAATCGAGCTTGCAGGCGAGATCAACAACGCAATGCCTGAGCACGTAGTAGAGCGCAGCATGCGTCTATTGAACAGAGACGGAAAAGCTATGCGCGGTGCAAAAATAACCGTTCTTGGTGTAGCATACAAAAAAGATATCGACGATGTTCGTGAATCTCCAGTTCTCCACATCCTAGACTCCCTATTTGAAGAGGGTGCTGATGTAAGAGTCGTGGATCCATTTGTTACTTCTTTCAAGCTTCGCGGAGGAGTAGTAGAAACGGTTCCAATGACGGAAGGCTTGCTTGAAGAATCGGATCTGGTTCTTCTGACAACAGATCACAGCACGTTTGATTATGAAATGATCGGAAAACACAGCCGTTCCCTATTTGACACGCGCAATGCGATGAAACATGTAGAGAACAAGCCTGCTAACTATACAAAACTGTAA
- a CDS encoding Gfo/Idh/MocA family oxidoreductase, which produces MVNFAVVGMGFIAKKHIQAIEDADGANLIAVCDTNPDRLAEYEGKVNTYTDLEQMLKEQEGLDVVNICTPSGLHEPLASLVASYGKHIVVEKPMALKDDDSEKIMEAAAKNGVKLSVVHPNRFRPAIRKLREQMDAGKFGKFSHANATVRWNRGQEYYDQAPWRGTKKFDGGVLMNQAIHNLDLLLWFMGPVKSVQAMATTRFRKIETEDLAVSVVEFESGALGVIEAATTIYPKNLEESLAIFGETGSAKISGRNANFIETWDFEGETDEDRESAMKEIEADPFGKPGHQWIIEDMAAAVKEDRDPIVTGLDGHAPIQLINAILESAETGKKVFLSKPAVTK; this is translated from the coding sequence ATGGTTAATTTTGCAGTAGTAGGAATGGGTTTCATTGCGAAAAAACACATCCAGGCGATTGAGGATGCAGACGGGGCTAACCTGATTGCGGTTTGTGATACCAATCCGGACCGCCTTGCTGAATACGAAGGCAAAGTCAACACGTATACCGATCTTGAGCAAATGCTGAAGGAGCAGGAAGGCCTGGATGTCGTGAACATCTGTACTCCATCCGGACTGCATGAGCCGCTTGCGTCCCTTGTGGCGTCTTACGGGAAGCATATTGTCGTTGAAAAGCCGATGGCGCTAAAAGATGATGACAGCGAGAAAATCATGGAAGCGGCAGCGAAAAACGGTGTGAAGCTTTCCGTTGTCCATCCAAACCGTTTCCGTCCGGCGATCCGGAAGCTTCGCGAGCAGATGGATGCAGGCAAGTTCGGGAAATTCAGCCATGCGAACGCAACCGTAAGATGGAACCGCGGTCAGGAGTATTATGATCAGGCTCCATGGCGCGGTACAAAGAAATTTGACGGCGGCGTTCTGATGAACCAGGCGATTCATAATCTCGATTTGCTTCTATGGTTCATGGGACCTGTGAAAAGTGTACAGGCTATGGCGACTACACGTTTCCGTAAAATCGAAACCGAAGACTTGGCTGTCAGTGTGGTAGAGTTTGAATCTGGAGCTCTTGGAGTCATTGAAGCAGCTACAACGATTTATCCGAAGAACCTTGAAGAATCATTGGCGATATTTGGAGAGACAGGCAGCGCCAAAATCAGCGGACGCAATGCGAACTTTATTGAGACGTGGGATTTTGAAGGGGAAACGGATGAAGACCGTGAATCCGCTATGAAGGAAATTGAAGCGGATCCGTTCGGAAAGCCTGGACATCAGTGGATCATTGAGGATATGGCGGCAGCGGTTAAGGAAGACCGCGACCCAATCGTCACAGGTCTTGACGGACATGCTCCAATTCAGCTGATCAATGCGATTTTAGAGTCTGCCGAAACAGGCAAAAAAGTGTTTCTTTCAAAACCAGCAGTAACGAAATAA
- a CDS encoding DegT/DnrJ/EryC1/StrS family aminotransferase: MKVPMLDLSEQYSNLRDEMLKALDDVMTSTRFILGSNVKKLETDVAEFSNVPYAVGVANGSDAIHISLQACGVTAGDEVITTPFTFFATAGAIARCGATPVFVDIDPVTFNINPELIEEKITPKTKAIIPVHLYGQMAEMDRIMEIADKHGIFVVEDAAQAIGATYKGKHTGEYGHTATYSFFPTKNLGAYGDAGMIVTKHEDLAEKMSVIRVHGSKPKYYHHVLGYNSRLDEMQAAVLNVKFPHLNEWSEKRRARADIYTALLKNKLQDKVVTPIEVSDRHHVFHQYTIRVERRDELQAYLKEQGVATMIYYPLPLNVQPVFAELGYKEGDFPESDKAAREAISLPMFPELTEEQQTYVVECIEKFYN, encoded by the coding sequence ATGAAAGTGCCTATGTTAGATCTTTCCGAACAATATTCCAATTTGCGGGACGAAATGCTGAAAGCACTGGATGACGTGATGACATCTACACGTTTTATCCTGGGAAGCAATGTGAAAAAATTGGAGACTGACGTAGCTGAATTCAGTAACGTACCATATGCAGTAGGCGTAGCCAACGGCAGTGACGCTATACATATTTCTTTGCAGGCATGCGGCGTAACGGCTGGTGATGAAGTCATCACGACTCCGTTTACGTTCTTCGCAACAGCTGGAGCCATTGCCCGCTGCGGAGCAACTCCTGTATTCGTTGATATTGATCCGGTAACATTCAATATTAACCCGGAGCTGATTGAAGAGAAAATCACTCCTAAAACAAAAGCGATTATCCCTGTTCACCTATACGGACAAATGGCTGAAATGGACCGCATTATGGAAATTGCGGACAAGCACGGCATTTTTGTTGTAGAAGATGCAGCTCAGGCGATCGGTGCCACTTATAAAGGAAAGCACACAGGGGAGTATGGCCATACGGCTACATACAGCTTCTTCCCGACGAAAAACCTTGGTGCTTACGGGGATGCGGGTATGATCGTGACGAAGCATGAGGACCTTGCTGAAAAAATGAGCGTCATCCGCGTTCACGGAAGCAAGCCGAAATATTACCACCACGTGCTGGGATATAACAGCCGTCTTGATGAAATGCAGGCTGCTGTATTGAACGTTAAATTCCCTCATCTAAATGAGTGGAGCGAAAAGCGCCGTGCACGTGCAGATATCTACACAGCACTTCTTAAGAACAAGCTTCAGGATAAAGTCGTTACACCAATCGAGGTAAGCGACCGCCATCACGTGTTCCACCAGTACACAATCCGTGTTGAGCGCCGTGATGAGCTTCAAGCGTACTTGAAAGAGCAAGGCGTGGCAACGATGATCTACTATCCGCTGCCATTGAATGTTCAGCCTGTATTCGCAGAGCTTGGCTACAAAGAAGGAGACTTCCCTGAGTCCGATAAGGCTGCAAGAGAAGCAATTTCCCTTCCAATGTTCCCAGAGCTTACCGAAGAACAGCAAACTTACGTAGTCGAGTGCATCGAAAAATTTTATAACTAA